In a single window of the Papaver somniferum cultivar HN1 chromosome 8, ASM357369v1, whole genome shotgun sequence genome:
- the LOC113303185 gene encoding threonine synthase, chloroplastic-like, whose protein sequence is MSSSQPADETCKSQHITYSNIYGFSAKYVPFNADPSSTESYSLDEIIYTSASGGLLDVQHDMEALKKFDGQYWKNLFDSRTGKTTWPYGSGVWSKKEWVLPEIDSEHIVSAFEGNSNLSWAERFGKTVLGMNDLWVKQCGISHTGSFKDLGMTVLVSQVNRLRKLGKQPVVGVGCASTGDTSAALSAYCAAAGIPAIVFLPANKISMAQLVQPIANGAKVLSLDTDFDGCMQLIREVTAELPIYLANSLNSLRIEGQKTAAIEILQQFNWQVPDWVIVPGGNLGNIYAFYKGFHMCKELGLVDRLPRLVCAQAANANPLYLHYKSGWDSEYTPVRAKTTFASAIQIGDPVSIDRAVFALKNCDGIVEEATEEELMDAMSQADLTGMFVCPQTGVALSALTKLRNKGVIAPTDRTVVVSTAHGLKFAQAKIDYHSKTIPDMASRFANPPIEVKAEFAAVMDVLQNEVLSD, encoded by the coding sequence ATGAGTTCTTCTCAACCAGCTGATGAAACTTGTAAAAGTCAACACATAACTTATTCTAACATCTATGGATTTTCAGCAAAATATGTACCGTTCAACGCAGATCCATCCTCAACTGAATCTTATTCACTTGATGAGATCATTTATACAAGTGCCTCAGGCGGTTTGCTAGATGTGCAACATGATATGGAAGCATTGAAGAAATTTGATGGTCAGTACTGGAAaaatctatttgattcaagaacaGGTAAAACCACTTGGCCTTATGGATCTGGTGTTTGGTCAAAAAAAGAATGGGTTTTGCCAGAGATTGATTCTGAGCATATTGTTAGTGCTTTTGAAGGTAATTCTAATCTTTCCTGGGCTGAAAGATTTGGCAAAACTGTATTAGGTATGAATGATTTGTGGGTCAAACAATGTGGTATTTCACATACCGGTAGTTTCAAAGATTTGGGTATGACTGTTTTGGTTAGCCAAGTTAATCGATTGCGAAAACTAGGTAAGCAGCCGGTTGTTGGCGTCGGTTGTGCGTCGACTGGTGATACGTCTGCTGCGTTATCAGCTTATTGTGCTGCAGCAGGTATACCGGCCATTGTTTTTTTACCTGCTAATAAGATTTCAATGGCTCAGTTAGTTCAGCCAATTGCTAATGGTGCAAAAGTCTTGAGTTTGGATACTGATTTTGATGGTTGTATGCAATTGATACGCGAAGTTACGGCTGAATTGCCGATTTATTTAGCTAATTCTTTGAATAGTTTGAGAATTGAAGGGCAGAAAACTGCTGCAATTGAGATACTGCAACAGTTTAATTGGCAAGTGCCGGATTGGGTTATTGTGCCTGGTGGGAATTTGGGGAATATTTATGCTTTCTACAAAGGGTTTCATATGTGCAAGGAGTTAGGACTTGTGGACCGATTACCGCGTCTTGTTTGTGCTCAAGCTGCGAATGCTAATCCGTTGTATTTGCATTACAAATCTGGGTGGGATAGTGAATATACACCTGTCAGAGCCAAGACTACATTTGCATCTGCAATTCAGATTGGTGATCCAGTTTCTATTGATAGAGCTGTTTTTGCTTTGAAAAATTGTGATGGGATTGTTGAGGAAGCGACCGAGGAGGAATTAATGGATGCAATGTCTCAGGCAGATCTTACTGGAATGTTTGTTTGTCCTCAAACTGGTGTTGCACTCTCTGCATTGACTAAGCTTAGAAACAAGGGAGTTATTGCACCGACTGATCGGACAGTTGTGGTTAGTACTGCTCATGGATTGAAGTTTGCACAAGCCAAGATTGATTACCACTCGAAAACAATTCCAGATATGGCTTCCCGATTTGCTAACCCACCTATAGAAGTGAAGGCCGAGTTCGCAGCCGTTATGGATGTCCTGCAGAATGAAGTGTTGAGTGACTAG